The Arachis hypogaea cultivar Tifrunner chromosome 16, arahy.Tifrunner.gnm2.J5K5, whole genome shotgun sequence genome contains a region encoding:
- the LOC112759192 gene encoding protein SMALL AUXIN UP-REGULATED RNA 12, with amino-acid sequence MHTLFFYLVFFISHFFATFSIQFSFTFHHYYNIIIIIMALRKSTRLHQAPLLKQILKRCSSLGKKQGFDNDVPKGHFVVYVGENRSRYIVPISILRCPSFQTLLHQAEEEFGFDHEGGLTIPCHEDVFESLVTSSI; translated from the coding sequence ATGCATACCCTCTTCTTCTATCTAGTCTTCTTCATTTCACACTTTTTTGCcactttctctattcaattctccTTCACATTTCACCACTActacaatataataataataataatggcttTGAGAAAATCTACTAGGCTTCATCAAGCACCACTTCTCAAGCAAATTCTCAAGAGATGCTCAAGTTTAGGGAAGAAGCAAGGCTTTGATAATGATGTTCCAAAGGGTCACTTTGTTGTGTATGTTGGAGAGAATAGAAGCAGGTACATTGTCCCAATTTCAATTCTAAGGTGCCCTAGCTTCCAAACTTTGCTCCATCAAGCTGAAGAAGAGTTTGGTTTTGATCATGAAGGAGGTCTCACTATCCCTTGTCATGAGGATGTTTTTGAGTCTCTTGTTACATCATCCATTTAG
- the LOC112754311 gene encoding filament-like plant protein 4, with the protein MDRRWPWKKKSSDKAVLEKAAAALDSASASSEANQESYKKPNYVQISVESYTHLTGLEDQVKTCEEKIQTLEDEIKDLNEKLSAANSEINTKESLVKQHAKVAEEAVSGWEKAEAEALALKNHLETVTLSKLTAEDHASQLDGALKECMRQIRNLKEEHEQKIQEVALTKTKQLDKIKGELEAKIASFEQELLRSAAENAALSRTLQERSNMIIQLSEEKANAEAEIEHLKGNIESCEREISSLKYEIHVISKELEIRNEEKNMSMRSAEVANKQHLEGVKKITKLEAECQRLRGLVRKKLPGPAALAQMKLEVENLGRDYGESRLRKSPVKPASLHMSPVPEFSLENVQKFQKDNEFLTERLLTMEEETKMLKEALAKRNSELQASRSMCAKTLSKLQLLEAQSNQQKGSPKSTIHITPENIYGRNASYAPSLISMSEDGIDDAASCAESWSTAVISELSQQFPKEKSTDEFSKSEACKKLELMDDFLEVEKLARLSNDSNVDATVSVPSIDKTTEVMTNDVSEVSTGKDDTSENKSGSTPSPNEVSSDAVLPEPDPKSNVDGLLFAEVQSKIFSIFESMSNDADIAKILEEVKRVLEDAPNTSVRDPEAVISKDVKPSETPCEKQDNHEDAGSSTQKELISSEQPTEYEQISSDLEAAFSQIHDFVLLLGREATTVHEISSDEDGISRKLEEFSATFNKVTSNKATLPQFVLDLSYVLAKASEFRINILGYKGTEAETNSPDCIDKIALPENKLVQNDSKGERYQNGHSDILNPCSDPEVPDDGNPISGYESNVAAQKITIEEFEELKSEKEKAVADLSKCVESLETTKSQLQETEQLLAEVKSQLTSAQRSNSLAETQLKCMAESYRSLEARAQEFETELNHLRAKMETLENELREEKKGHEAALAKSKELEEQLQRSESAAADNELKNKQERELAAAAEKLAECQETIFLLGKQLKSLHPQMEPPMVSPYNERSQKVEGYTEHNGHAPHSPNLQDHAEMDTANSGFVQRQGAESPLHYTNTLYSPSDNESNFQSMQSNHRPTKSASSSSASSTTTPEKHARGFSRFFSSKGKNGH; encoded by the exons ATGGACCGGCGGTGGCCATGGAAGAAGAAATCATCTGACAAGGCTGTGCTTGAGAAAGCAGCAGCAGCATTGGATTCTGCTAGTGCATCATCTGAGGCTAATcag GAGAGTTACAAGAAGCCAAACTATGTCCAAATCTCGGTAGAGTCGTACACGCATCTGACTGGTTTAGAAGATCAAGTGAAGACATGTGAAGAAAAAATTCAGACATTGGAGGATGAGATCAAAGACTTGAATGAAAAGCTGTCGGCGGCGAACTCGGAGATAAATACCAAGGAGAGCTTGGTAAAACAGCATGCTAAAGTAGCCGAAGAAGCTGTTTCAG GCTGGGAAAAGGCTGAAGCCGAAGCTTTGGCATTGAAGAACCATCTGGAAACTGTCACTCTCTCAAAACTCACTGCTGAGGACCATGCATCACAATTGGATGGTGCTCTTAAGGAGTGCATGCGGCAGATAAGAAACCTGAAGGAAGAACATGAACAGAAAATACAGGAAGTCGCTCTCACAAAAACCAAGCAACTTGACAAGATTAAGGGTGAGCTTGAGGCAAAGATAGCCAGCTTTGAACAAGAACTCCTGAGGTCCGCTGCTGAAAATGCGGCTTTGTCAAGAACCCTGCAGGAGCGTTCTAACATGATAATCCAATTGAGTGAAGAAAAAGCTAATGCTGAGGCTGAAATTGAGCATCTTAAGGGCAACATAGAATCATGCGAAAGAGAAATCAGTTCTCTTAAGTATGAAATCCATGTCATTTCCAAAGAGCTCGAGATTCGCAATGAAGAAAAGAACATGAGTATGAGATCAGCAGAAGTTGCTAATAAGCAGCACCTGGAGGgtgttaaaaaaattactaaattggAGGCAGAATGCCAAAGACTACGTGGTCTTGTGCGGAAGAAGTTACCTGGACCAGCTGCTCTTGCACAAATGAAACTAGAGGTTGAGAATCTTGGTAGAGATTATGGAGAAAGTCGATTAAGGAAGTCTCCCGTCAAACCTGCTAGTCTTCATATGTCTCCTGTGCCCGAATTCTCCCTTGAGAATGTACAGAAATTCCAGAAGGATAACGAATTCCTTACAGAGCGCTTATTGACAATGGAAGAAGAGACAAAGATGCTCAAAGAAGCTTTGGCAAAACGTAACAGTGAATTGCAGGCCTCAAGGAGTATGTGTGCTAAAACACTAAGCAAACTTCAATTATTGGAAGCGCAAAGTAATCAACAAAAAGGATCTCCAAAATCTACCATCCATATAACCCCTGAAAACATTTACGGGCGCAATGCAAGCTATGCACCGAGTTTGATCTCCATGTCTGAAGATGGAATTGATGATGCTGCAAGTTGTGCTGAATCTTGGTCTACAGCGGTAATATCCGAGCTATCCCAACAATTCCCAAAAGAGAAGAGCACTGATGAGTTTAGCAAATCTGAAGCCTGTAAGAAATTGGAGCTAATGGATGACTTTTTGGAGGTGGAGAAGCTGGCTCGGTTATCAAATGACTCTAACGTAGATGCCACAGTTTCAGTTCCTTCAATTGATAAGACGACTGAAGTTATGACTAATGATGTGTCAGAAGTCAGTACCGGTAAAGATGATACCTCGGAAAATAAGAGTGGCTCGACTCCATCACCAAATGAAGTATCTTCTGATGCAGTGTTGCCAGAACCTGATCCAAAGTCTAATGTTGATGGTTTGTTGTTTGCAGAGgtccaatcaaaaatattttctatttttgagtCCATGTCAAATGATGCTGATATAGCGAAGATCCTGGAAGAAGTTAAACGTGTTCTTGAAGATGCACCCAACACTTCAGTTCGGGACCCTGAAGCTGTTATCTCTAAGGATGTTAAGCCTTCTGAGACTCCATGTGAGAAGCAGGATAATCATGAAGATGCTGGCTCAAGTACCCAAAAAGAACTCATTTCGTCTGAGCAACCTACAGAGTATGAGCAGATAAGCTCAGATTTAGAGGCTGCCTTCTCTCAGATTCATGATTTTGTCTTGCTTCTAGGCAGAGAAGCTACGACGGTTCATGAGATATCTTCCGATGAAGATGGAATAAGCAGAAAGCTGGAGGAGTTCTCCGCCACCTTTAATAAAGTTACAAGCAATAAAGCAACCTTGCCACAGTTTGTTCTTGATCTGTCTTATGTTTTAGCTAAAGCAAGTGAATTCAGAATCAATATCCTTGGTTACAAGGGTACAGAAGCTGAAACTAACAGTCCTGATTGTATAGATAAGATTGCTTTGCCGGAAAATAAGTTAGTTCAGAATGATTCGAAAGGAGAGAGATATCAGAATGGTCATTCCGATATTCTTAATCCCTGTTCTGATCCTGAGGTCCCTGATGACGGAAATCCGATTTCAGGTTATGAATCGAATGTTGCAGCACAAAAGATCACGATTGAGGAATTTGAAGAACTGAAGTCCGAGAAAGAGAAGGCTGTAGCAGATCTGTCAAAATGTGTTGAAAGTCTTGAAACCACAAAATCTCAATTGCAAGAGACAGAGCAACTTCTAGCTGAAGTTAAGTCACAACTGACTTCTGCTCAAAGATCAAACAGCTTGGCGGAGACACAACTGAAATGTATGGCAGAGTCATACAGGTCACTTGAAGCACGCGCCCAGGAATTTGAAACCGAACTAAATCATCTGCGTGCAAAGATGGAAACTCTGGAAAATGAACTGAGAGAGGAAAAGAAGGGTCATGAAGCAGCTTTGGCCAAGTCCAAGGAGCTAGAGGAGCAATTACAAAG GAGTGAAAGCGCAGCCGCTGATAATGAACTTAAGAACAAGCAG GAGAGAGAGTTGGCTGCTGCTGCTGAAAAGCTAGCTGAGTGTCAAGAAACCATATTTCTTCTTGGCAAACAATTGAAGTCTTTGCACCCTCAAATGGAGCCACCAATGGTGTCTCCATACAATGAGAGAAGTCAAAAGGTTGAAGGCTACACAGAGCATAATGGTCATGCTCCTCATAGCCCAAATCTTCAAGATCATGCTGAAATGGACACTGCTAATTCTGGCTTTGTGCAAAGACAAGGTGCTGAGTCCCCTTTGCATTACACCAATACTTTATATAGCCCCTCAGATAATGAGTCAAACTTCCAATCTATGCAATCAAACCACAGGCCTACAAAATCAGcatcttcttcttcagcctcctCAACTACTACACCAGAGAAACATGCAAGGGGTTTTAGTAGATTCTTCTCATCAAAAGGAAAAAATGGTCATTGA